From the Alteromonas sp. CI.11.F.A3 genome, the window CTTGCGTCAGTTTTTGTTTGGTAGCTTCATCTTCATAGACTGCCTCAACATGCGCAATTAGCGCCGCACTGAATACTGGTTGGTAAGCTCGCACGGTTTGCGGTGTAATAGTATTGCCCTCAAAAACAGGCTTTATCTCTAAATTGGTAAGTGCTGACGCCGAACAGTCAACCACCAATGCATCTTCTGGCATTGCCCACTCAGTATCCTCGAACGAAAGCGCCTCTTTTGCCACATGAGTCACTCTGCCATGGCGAATAATATTGGGTAGGGTTTGCAGTGCCGCCAGTTCGGCTTCGCTTACCGTTGCGCCATGGAACATAGCAGGCCTGATGTCTTTATCTATACGCAGCATCACGCCCTTTTCCTCTAACTTATCGAACATGTCATCGATAGAGGTCGACTGAGCAATAGCTTCCATTTGGTTCGCTTGCGCACCAATGGTATCGAAGAAAAAGTCATCGAGTGGCTGGGTGTTTTTGCGATTAAGCAGCCATGCATCCCGCGATACCACCCAATGAATGTTTTCAGGGTTTACAAAATTGCTAAGCAACCATAAACAAGTGTCGATCCCCGTTTTACCACCGCCTATGACCACATAGTTTTTATGCCCGCGTACACGTTGGGTTAAGGTGTTTACTGGCGTAAAATCAACATTTTCATCAAGGGTAAAGCTAGGCTTGTGGGTAATAGGAATACTGGTTTTTAAGTAGGTCGCATCCACGGTTTTTTTATTCACGGTAACCTCGTAGGTTTTACCGCCCGTTATATTAGTAAACTTACCATCGCCTTCGTATTGGCTGAGGGGAAAATACTGAACGCGACCTGAGGGTAAAAAGGTCTCTTGCATGACTGCATCAAAGTAGGCACTCACCTCAGCACCAGAGGCTAATCCCATTAACCCTTCGTTCATTCCTGTTTTATCAATGACGCCGCGATTTAGCTCTCGTGAACAAACACCATAGAAAGCAGAAGGCTGATGTAGGGTGACAAAAGGATAGGCTAAGTTCCAATGGCCACCAGGCTTAGCGTATTTATCAACAATGATGATGCTGGCATCAGTTTCACTGAGTAGCACATCGGCAAATGCCATGCCTACCGCCCCACTTCCCACAATCAAATAATCGCAAGTTAATTGTTCTGCTTTCATATACTATGTCCTTTATGTATGAACCGGCCTGCACGCGGGTTTATAAAATATAATCAGGTTAAACGACAATCTAATGGAACGATTGAATATAACAGTGTTATATTCAATATATATAACGCCGTTATATTGCGCAACATGTAAATTCAATGTAAATGAAAAAAGATACTCGTCAGAAAATTTTAGATGCAGCTTCCACCTTGTTTTTAAAAGGGGGCACCCACGCATTAAGCGTACGTGCCATCGCGGAGGGCGCTGGTATGTCTACCATTGGCATTTATAGCCATTTCAAAGGGAAGCAAGGTATTCTCGATGCCTTGTATATTGAAGGCTTTACCCTTGTCGATGACATGATGAAGCAGTCAGGGGGTAATACCCCATCAGATCGGTTACTTAATGCCTGCGAACGTGTACTGCAATTCTCTGAGGCTCATGCAGCGCATTACAATCTGATATTTGGATCTAATCTGAAAGATTATACTCCCAGTGAAGATGCCATTGCGGCGGGGGAAAAGGCATTTATTACGTTAACGAAAGTGGTAGCTGCGATAATTAAAAAAGAGATTGCTGTAGAAGAGCGTCAAGATATGGCCATGCAAATTTGGGCGTTATGTCATGGTTATATAAGTTTAAACCAACATGAAATTCGCAATAGAATTAATTGGGTAGACTGGAAAGCGCGGGCATTGAATGCAATTCGCCTGCACGTATACGCTTTGGTTGCTACGCACAACAGTCATTGCTAAAGACGCTTGTTAAAGTCGCTTGAAGAAGTCACTTATAATAAGAATACAAAGCAGCAACACATTAACCGGCCTATCACGAACATGCTCGTGATAAGTGACAAGTTATGTGTTGCTGACTCATGGTACGGTTCGAGGCTTATTTCGCTTCGTTTAGCGCATCATCGATGTCTTTCGCGCTATGCCTATCTTTAAGCTGCGCATCGCCCCACGTACGATTAACAATTACGCCGCGCTGTACTGCCGGGCGAGCCTCAATTTCTGTTGCCCAACGCAGAACATGTTTGTAGTCGTTAACTTGCAAGAAGGTGGCTGCGTCATACAGGTTTCCAAGTACTAAGTTGCCATACCATGGCCAAATAGCCATATCAGCAATACTGTACTCCTCACCCGCAAAATAGGTATTTTTGGCGAGGTGTTTGTCTAGTACATCTAGCTCACGTTTTACTTCCATGGTAAATCGGTTAATGGGGTATTCCATTGGGTAAGGTGCATAACTGTAGAAGTGACCAAAGCCGCCGCCTAAGTAAGGCGCTGAACCTACTTGCCAGAATAACCAATTAAAACATTCTACTTTTGCAGCAGGATCGTTAGGAATAAATACATCAAACTTTTCCGCTAAATAGTGCAGTATCGAACCCGATTCAAATAGCTTTGTTTCAGGTGTAGTCGATGTATCTACCATGGCAGGAATTTTAGAATTCGGGTTTACATCAACGAAGCCAGATGAAAATTGATCACCTTCGCCGATGTTAACCAACCATGCATCGTAATCGGCGTCTGTAATACCTGCAGCTAAAAGCTCTTCCAACATGATAGTCACTTTCTGACCGTTGGGAGTAGCCAAAGAATAAAGCTGAAGTGGGTGCTGGCCTACAGAGCGTTCTTGCTCATGAGTGGCACCCGATACAGGGCGATTGATACTAGCCCATTTGTTACCGTCATCTTCATTTTGGCTCCATACTTTTGGAGGCGTATAAGTATTACTGTCAGACATATCAGATCCTTTTCTATCGCGTTAGCATGATTATAAATTTGATGTGTGTACTGAATATGGAATTACAAGGGATAGGATGAATGATATACGACCAAGCGCTTATCGCTGGGATAATTCGCAAATAAGCAGATTAAAATCGTTTTAACACGTATTTTAAACTGCCCCTGCGTGAATAAAAGGCGCGCAATCCATTGCCCGCAAACTGAGTGGTTATTAGGTGCGTGCTATTAAATAGCGTATTCGCTATAACGAGCATCACCAGTAACCGAATTCTTTTCTAACAAGTGCTAATTGCTGCTTGAGAAAGCCTAGTCTTGTTCCAAAGAGGACAGTGCATCAAGCAACATGCATGTATTGAAATCGTTCGACATGAGCTCGTTTGACATAAGCTCATTAGCAAAAATGGTTTTAGTGAAATTCCTTACTACTGCAAACATACGCTTCCTCCCTGTGGGTATTGCTTTGAGACACAATACCGATGCTGCTATTGCTGTGGTCTCGATTAAGAGTAAGCAGCATTTGTGCCAGCACAACAAATTAGTAAATATCAGTAACTTATTGGAAACCATTCGTTAAGTGAGATAAAGGGCACTGAGAAAATGTTGCACTCTCGCAACACTTTATTACTGACTAGAGAAACATCCGAAGCTTGAAGTAAAAACCTGGACTTAAAATATGAAGTAAAAGAGTTAGTGTATTTGAACTAGCAAAACCTGACAGAAGGGATAAAAAAAGCAGCCCTAGGGCTGCTTTCGTAGACTTTTATTAACTACTTACACGCACATTAGTTTAAATGCTAACGCGCTTGTAAGGTCTGTATTCAGCTTTCCAGAAATTCCGTTCAATATGGTCATTCAACGCATCGTCTGACATCTCAAGGGCTAGCCCTTGTGCCATGGCAACCTTACCCACTTCAAAGGCTATTTTACGGCTAAGCTCAGCAATAGCAACCAATGGCGGCAACAAGGAACCTTCGCCAGTGTTTACCAGCGGCGACGCATCAGCAAGTGCATTACTTGCAGCCATCAGCATTTCATCACTGATTAATTTTGCTTTTGCAGCAACGACACCAAGACCTATACCAGGGAAAATATACGAGTTATTACACTGGGCAATGGTAAAAACTTTACCTTTATACTCAACGGGCTTGAACGGGCTTCCCGTTGCAATAACCACTTCGCCATCAGTCCATTCAATAACCTGTTCAGGTCGCGCTTCAACCTGGCGAGACGGGTTACTTAATGGAAAGATAATAGGTAATTCACAGTTTTGCTTCATGGCACGAACCACCTGCTCGGTGAACAAACCAGGTTGCCCCGATACACCAATAAGAATATCTGGCTTGGCACAGTGCATAACATCAAGTAGCGATGCGTAATCACCGCTAAAGGTCCAACTTTCAAGGTCGACTAACTGTTGATTTAGCTTTTGCTGGAAGTCACGTAATCCTTCCATACCTTCGGTCACTAGGCCGAAGCGGTCTACCATGAAGACTTGTTTACGCGCTTGCGCATCGCTAATACCTTCATGCACCATTTGTTGAATAAGCATTTCAGCAATACCGCAACCGGCTGAACCTGCCCCAACAAACACCACTTTCATGTCTGATAGCTTTTGTTGCTTCATGCGACATGCTGCTAAAATGGTACCTAATGTGACCGCAGCAGTACCTTGAATATCGTCGTTAAAGCAGCACACTTGATTGCGATAGCGGTTTAGCAACGGCATCGCGTTAGGCTGTGCGAAATCTTCAAACTGAATCATCACTTCAGGCCAGCGACGTTTTACTGCCTGAATGAACATATCGACAAATTCGTCGTAGTCTTCTTGGCCAATACGAGGATGACGTGCCCCCATGTACATAGGGTCGTTAAGTAACTTCTCGTTGTTCGTTCCTACATCAAGCATAACCGGCAAGGTATAAGCTGGGCTAATACCACCACAGGCGGTATAAAGCGAAAGCTTACCGATTGGAATACCCATGCCACCAATACCTTGGTCACCAAGACCAAGAATTCGCTCGCCGTCTGTGACAACAATGACTTTCACTTTGCGCTTAGTGGCATTGCGAACAATATCATCTATTTGATGGCGCTCTTCCCACGAGACAAACAACCCGCGCGAACTACGATAAATGTCCGAGAATTGCTCACAGGCATCCCCCACTGTTGGGGTGTATATAATTGGCATCATCTCATCAATATGCTTTTGAATAAGACGATAAAACAAGGTTTCGTTGTTATCTTGAATAGCGCGTAAATAAATATGCTTGTTCAGTACTTCATCGAAGCTACTGTATTGCATGTATGCACGCTCTACTTGCTCTTCAATACTTTCGTAACGAGGCGGAACTAAGCCTGTTAGATTAAATGCGGCACGTTCTCTGGAAGTAAAGGCACTGCCTTTATTTAATAGGGGCGTTTCCAGCAGCGAGGGGCCAGCATGAGGAATATAAAGATATCGATTTGAATCTTCTGACATGGGTAATCCGGTTGTATTTACAGGCAATCACTTAGCTGCAACCTGATGAGCGCGCTCTTGCACGCTCTTTATTAAAATATTTCTTCAGGCTCAGGCGTAGTCGTTTTATTCTGCGAGGCAGGGTCTACCACTTCATCATCAAGAACATATGAGGTAGGTTCGGTGCCTTGCAAGAAATATTCAAACAGTGTCGTATGGTCTGTCCTTCGGGTCAACTTCCCACTGGTACGATCAATGCGAACGCGAACTATTTTTTCAGGCACAGGAATAGGTGAATGTGGCTTTTCTGCCAATGCATATTCCATAAACCTTATCCATGCCGGACCTGCCGCTTTAGCTCCATCTTCGGTGCCAATTAACGCATTACCAATCCAATTGAATTTTTCAGGGTTGCGATTAACTAAGTTTTGATTGCGTGTAGCACGACCAAGTTGTCTGCCCATGTTATCGAAACCAACCCAAGCAGTGGCGACAATGTCTTTTTGGAAACCACTGAACCAGGTATCTCTTGAATCGTTCGTAGTACCGGTTTTACCGGCAATATCGGTGCGCTGAAGAATATTCCGTGCGCGCCAACCTGTACCTAGCCAGTACGTTTTCTTACTCCAGTTCCCGTTAGCACGCACACCGGTACGCATCATCTCACCCACCAAAAAAGCATTTTGTGCGGTAATAACCTGCGGTGCGCTTTGCTTTTCAGTTACATCACTTTCAGCTAGCAACACATCTTTATTAAGCTGGGCTTCGAGTAAGGCTTCCACATCAACTTCGTCACTGTCCAAACCGCTTTCTAAATCACTTTCTGGATAGCTTTCAGGTGCATGAGCTTTGGTGCAGTTGTCGCATGCCCACACAGGGTTGGCTTGCCACAATACTTGATTATGTTCGTCCAGCACTTTAGCGATAAAGTGAGGGTTTACTAAGTAGCCGCCATTAGCAATAACTGACATACCACGAACCACTTCTAGCGGTGTATGAGAGCTAGATCCTAACGACACGGTTTCATCTAACGGGATATCGTCAGGATCAAAACCAAAGCGGGTAAGATAGTCGGCCGCTTTACGAAGCCCAACACCCCGCAATAGACGAACTGACACCACGTTCTTCGATTTGCCTAAGGCTTTACGCATACGAATAGGACCGTCGTATTCTGCGGGTGAATTCTGGGGACGCCAAGCAACACCCGTCGCCGCATTCCATTGGTTGATTG encodes:
- a CDS encoding NAD(P)/FAD-dependent oxidoreductase, which translates into the protein MKAEQLTCDYLIVGSGAVGMAFADVLLSETDASIIIVDKYAKPGGHWNLAYPFVTLHQPSAFYGVCSRELNRGVIDKTGMNEGLMGLASGAEVSAYFDAVMQETFLPSGRVQYFPLSQYEGDGKFTNITGGKTYEVTVNKKTVDATYLKTSIPITHKPSFTLDENVDFTPVNTLTQRVRGHKNYVVIGGGKTGIDTCLWLLSNFVNPENIHWVVSRDAWLLNRKNTQPLDDFFFDTIGAQANQMEAIAQSTSIDDMFDKLEEKGVMLRIDKDIRPAMFHGATVSEAELAALQTLPNIIRHGRVTHVAKEALSFEDTEWAMPEDALVVDCSASALTNLEIKPVFEGNTITPQTVRAYQPVFSAALIAHVEAVYEDEATKQKLTQVVPLPNRDIDWIPMTAAMLRNMHIWGEAPELRAWIHNCRLDGFSKIVHGVAKDDMPKLQVLGRLKAASQPAMGKLMEYMHMLKASGKL
- a CDS encoding TetR/AcrR family transcriptional regulator; translation: MKKDTRQKILDAASTLFLKGGTHALSVRAIAEGAGMSTIGIYSHFKGKQGILDALYIEGFTLVDDMMKQSGGNTPSDRLLNACERVLQFSEAHAAHYNLIFGSNLKDYTPSEDAIAAGEKAFITLTKVVAAIIKKEIAVEERQDMAMQIWALCHGYISLNQHEIRNRINWVDWKARALNAIRLHVYALVATHNSHC
- the yghU gene encoding glutathione-dependent disulfide-bond oxidoreductase; amino-acid sequence: MSDSNTYTPPKVWSQNEDDGNKWASINRPVSGATHEQERSVGQHPLQLYSLATPNGQKVTIMLEELLAAGITDADYDAWLVNIGEGDQFSSGFVDVNPNSKIPAMVDTSTTPETKLFESGSILHYLAEKFDVFIPNDPAAKVECFNWLFWQVGSAPYLGGGFGHFYSYAPYPMEYPINRFTMEVKRELDVLDKHLAKNTYFAGEEYSIADMAIWPWYGNLVLGNLYDAATFLQVNDYKHVLRWATEIEARPAVQRGVIVNRTWGDAQLKDRHSAKDIDDALNEAK
- a CDS encoding NAD-dependent malic enzyme gives rise to the protein MSEDSNRYLYIPHAGPSLLETPLLNKGSAFTSRERAAFNLTGLVPPRYESIEEQVERAYMQYSSFDEVLNKHIYLRAIQDNNETLFYRLIQKHIDEMMPIIYTPTVGDACEQFSDIYRSSRGLFVSWEERHQIDDIVRNATKRKVKVIVVTDGERILGLGDQGIGGMGIPIGKLSLYTACGGISPAYTLPVMLDVGTNNEKLLNDPMYMGARHPRIGQEDYDEFVDMFIQAVKRRWPEVMIQFEDFAQPNAMPLLNRYRNQVCCFNDDIQGTAAVTLGTILAACRMKQQKLSDMKVVFVGAGSAGCGIAEMLIQQMVHEGISDAQARKQVFMVDRFGLVTEGMEGLRDFQQKLNQQLVDLESWTFSGDYASLLDVMHCAKPDILIGVSGQPGLFTEQVVRAMKQNCELPIIFPLSNPSRQVEARPEQVIEWTDGEVVIATGSPFKPVEYKGKVFTIAQCNNSYIFPGIGLGVVAAKAKLISDEMLMAASNALADASPLVNTGEGSLLPPLVAIAELSRKIAFEVGKVAMAQGLALEMSDDALNDHIERNFWKAEYRPYKRVSI